In Peromyscus leucopus breed LL Stock chromosome 11, UCI_PerLeu_2.1, whole genome shotgun sequence, a genomic segment contains:
- the LOC119088723 gene encoding MLV-related proviral Env polyprotein-like — MKPVLLLLLLLVKASHGAGHSNNPHAPWNQTWLVVNEETGVIANSSSSIGEPKDPWFPDLYVDLCDLVGEEAWDPSDQEPFPGYGCASPGQRKRTREQHFYVCPGHSRSRDQVKKCGGPGSAYCAAWDCVSTGYIWWEAPIKTDLITVGRGDRSMLGTGKCQQNSRWVDCGPCYDKERFPNHPWATPGGRCNSLIIRFTEKGKKANWTTGKTWGLRLYRSGYDPKLTFTIRRTLSPVKTSVGPNIVLNPQPKRVVPGDTALPLNLTIPPLSPAT, encoded by the coding sequence ATGAAGCCCgtcctgcttctgctgcttctgcttgtGAAAGCTTCCCACGGGGCAGGTCACTCCAACAACCCTCATGCGCCATGGAACCAGACCTGGCTGGTAGTCAACGAGGAAACTGGCGTCATTGCCAATTCCAGCTCCTCGATCGGAGAACCTAAGGACCCCTGGTTCCCGGACTTGTATGTCGACCTTTGTGATCTGGTAGGAGAGGAGGCGTGGGACCCATCAGACCAGGAACCTTTTCCCGGGTACGGGTGTGCTTCTCCTGGCCAGAGAAAGAGAACTAGGGAGCAACACTTTTATGTATGCCCTGGACATTCCCGGAGCCGGGACCAAGTTAAAAAATGTGGGGGCCCAGGGTCAGCCTATTGTGCCGCGTGGGATTGCGTAAGCACGGGGTATATTTGGTGGGAGGCCCCGATAAAAACTGACTTGATTACTGTGGGCCGCGGGGACAGAAGTATGCTAGGAACAGGGAAATGTCAACAAAATAGCAGATGGGTAGACTGCGGCCCTTGTTATGATAAGGAACGCTTCCCCAATCATCCATGGGCAACCCCTGGAGGTCGCTGCAACTCCCTGATAATTAGGTttactgaaaaaggaaaaaaggccaaCTGGACCACTGGGAAAACGTGGGGGTTGCGGCTATACCGTTCGGGGTATGACCCTAAACTTACTTTCACCATCCGGCGCACTCTGTCCCCAGTAAAAACCTCAGTGGGGCCCAACATAGTACTGAACCCCCAACCAAAGCGAGTTGTGCCAGGGGACACAGCACTGCCACTGAATCTGACCATACCACCATTAAGCCCAGCCACATAG
- the Ak6 gene encoding adenylate kinase isoenzyme 6, translated as MKLPNILLTGTPGVGKTTLGKELASRSGLKYINVGDLAQEGQLYDGYDEEYNCPILDEDRVVDELENQMREGGVIVDYHGCDFFPERWFHIVFVLRTDNSILYKRLETRGYSEKKLQDNIQCEIFQVLYEEARASYREEIVHQLPSNEPEQLEDNINQISKWIEQWVKDHNS; from the exons GTACACCAGGGGTTGGAAAAACTACACTAGGCAAAGAACTTGCATCAAGATCAGGACTGAAGTACATTAATGTGGGGGATTTAGCTCAAGAAG GGCAGTTATATGATGGCTACGACGAAGAATACAATTGTCCGATTTTAGATGAAGATAGG GTCGTTGATGAGCTAGAGAATCAGATGAGAGAAGGTGGCGTTATTGTTGATTACCATGGCTGTGATTTCTTTCCGGAACGCTGGTTTCATATAGTTTTTGTGCTGAGAACAGATAACAGTATACTGTACAAAAGACTTGAAACAag gGGTTACAGTGAGAAGAAGCTACAAGACAACATTCAGTGTGAGATTTTCCAAGTTCTCTATGAAGAAGCCAGAGCCTCCTACCGAGAAGAAATTGTGCATCAGCTGCCCAGTAATGAACCAGAGCAGCTAGAGGATAACATCAACCAAATCTCAAAATGGATTGAGCAGTGGGTCAAAGATCATAACTCCTGA
- the Taf9 gene encoding transcription initiation factor TFIID subunit 9: MESGKMASPKSMPKDAQMMAQILKDMGITEYEPRVINQMLEFAFRYVTTILDDAKIYSSHAKKATVDADDVRLAIQCRADQSFTSPPPRDFLLDIARQRNQTPLPLIKPYSGPRLPPDRYCLTAPNYRLKSLQKKASTPAGRITVPRLSVGSVSSRPSTPTLGTPTPQTVSVSTKVGTPMSLTGQRFTVQMPASQSPAVKASIPATSAVQNVLINPSLIGSKNILITTNMVSQNTANESANALKRKREDDDDDDDDDDDDYDNL; this comes from the coding sequence ATGGAGTCTGGCAAGATGGCTTCTCCCAAGAGCATGCCGAAAGATGCACAGATGATGGCACAAATCCTGAAGGATATGGGGATAACAGAATATGAGCCAAGAGTTATAAATCAGATGTTGGAGTTTGCCTTCCGATATGTGACCACAATTCTAGATGATGCTAAAATATATTCAAGCCATGCTAAGAAGGCGACTGTTGATGCAGATGATGTGCGATTGGCCATCCAGTGCCGTGCCGACCAGTCGTTCACTTCTCCTCCCCCGAGAGATTTTTTATTAGATATTGCAAGACAAAGAAATCAAACCCCTTTGCCATTGATCAAGCCATATTCAGGTCCTAGATTGCCACCCGATAGATATTGTTTAACTGCCCCAAATTATAGGCTTAAGTCTTTACAAAAAAAGGCATCTACTCCTGCAGGAAGAATAACAGTTCCACGGTTAAGTgttggttcagtttctagcaGACCAAGTACTCCCACACTAGGCACACCAACTCCACAAACCGTGTCTGTCTCAACGAAAGTAGGCACTCCAATGTCCCTCACGGGACAGAGGTTTACAGTGCAGATGCCTGCTTCTCAGTCCCCTGCCGTGAAAGCTTCAATTCCTGCAACATCAGCAGTTCAGAATGTTCTGATCAATCCATCATTAATTGGGTCCAAAAACATCCTTATTACCACTAATATGGTATCACAAAATACAGCCAATGAGTCAGCAAATGCCCTGAAAAGAAAGCGTGAAGATgacgatgatgacgatgatgatgatgatgatgactatgATAATTTGTAA